In Ectothiorhodosinus mongolicus, one DNA window encodes the following:
- the lolA gene encoding outer membrane lipoprotein chaperone LolA, whose translation MKTIVAALMFLMLVLPVQAGEGRERLQGFISTMQNFSARFEQVVLTERDEVMQVTEGRVYLRRPGQFRWDYETPFRQQIISDGDQLWSYDEDLAQVLVQPIDAALTQTPLMLLTDPQPLDDNFVITEEGMIDDLLWVALEPKGDDAEFLRVLIGLDERMIRRMVLYDPLGQQTRIRFTQTVLNGPMATTLFQFTPPDDVDLIQQ comes from the coding sequence ATGAAAACGATTGTGGCAGCGCTCATGTTTCTTATGCTCGTATTGCCGGTTCAGGCAGGCGAAGGCCGTGAGCGCCTGCAGGGCTTCATCAGCACCATGCAGAATTTCTCTGCGCGTTTTGAACAGGTGGTGCTTACCGAGCGCGACGAGGTCATGCAAGTCACTGAGGGCCGGGTTTATCTGCGCCGTCCCGGACAGTTTCGCTGGGATTATGAGACACCCTTTCGCCAGCAAATCATCTCCGATGGCGATCAGCTGTGGTCTTATGACGAAGATCTGGCGCAGGTGCTGGTGCAGCCGATCGATGCCGCGCTGACTCAAACGCCGCTAATGCTGCTCACCGATCCGCAGCCGCTGGACGATAATTTCGTGATCACCGAAGAGGGCATGATTGACGACCTCCTGTGGGTGGCGCTAGAACCTAAGGGTGATGATGCTGAGTTTTTGCGCGTCCTCATCGGCCTAGACGAGCGCATGATCAGACGTATGGTTCTCTACGACCCCCTCGGTCAACAAACCCGCATCCGCTTCACCCAAACCGTCCTCAATGGCCCCATGGCCACGACCCTCTTTCAATTCACGCCGCCCGACGACGTCGACCTCATCCAGCAATAA
- a CDS encoding bactofilin family protein, which produces MEVSEKNNLIVGEGVRVNAAVEVPGEVHVEGTICGEVVGQHIKIGTTGRIEGCLEADHIEISGYAGEKVHARKTLVLRSTAHVIGEVQYEALQIEAGAKIQAKLQCSTKLPEKNEKPIENKQISTGEEEKNT; this is translated from the coding sequence ATGGAAGTATCAGAAAAAAACAATCTGATTGTCGGTGAAGGCGTGCGCGTCAATGCCGCTGTCGAGGTGCCAGGCGAGGTGCATGTGGAAGGCACGATCTGTGGTGAAGTGGTAGGTCAGCACATCAAGATAGGCACGACTGGACGCATCGAGGGCTGCCTTGAGGCCGATCATATCGAGATCAGTGGTTATGCGGGTGAGAAGGTGCATGCCCGTAAGACTCTAGTGCTGAGATCCACTGCGCATGTGATCGGCGAGGTGCAGTATGAAGCGCTGCAAATCGAGGCAGGTGCAAAAATCCAGGCTAAGTTGCAGTGCAGCACGAAATTGCCCGAAAAAAATGAAAAACCCATAGAAAATAAACAAATAAGTACAGGCGAAGAGGAAAAAAATACCTAA
- a CDS encoding bactofilin family protein, with protein MSATEKGNLVIGQGAKIKGDIQAPGMVTIAGTVTGKLRGKSVQVTQSGRVEGELHGDQVEIEGIVSDAITAKQNLRVRASAQVMGNVHYGSIEIQNGARIDGQLIAEQKARS; from the coding sequence ATGTCAGCAACAGAAAAAGGCAATTTGGTCATTGGCCAAGGTGCTAAAATAAAAGGCGATATTCAAGCTCCGGGGATGGTGACTATAGCGGGAACCGTGACTGGTAAGCTTCGCGGCAAATCAGTTCAAGTCACCCAAAGTGGTCGTGTTGAAGGGGAGCTGCATGGCGACCAAGTCGAGATAGAAGGGATTGTCAGTGACGCCATAACGGCTAAACAAAACCTTCGAGTGCGTGCCTCGGCTCAAGTCATGGGAAATGTGCACTATGGCTCCATTGAAATTCAGAATGGCGCCCGTATTGATGGGCAATTGATCGCTGAACAAAAAGCACGCAGCTAA
- a CDS encoding M23 family metallopeptidase → MRKASDYQWLEALRESLGANSDSAQVLIATSDGARHIEMSRRDIDRLLADHDRRIKGQKRLFTWIVTMVLIALMATGANYFLLSGQYAQRSGEYQQLTNALDELLYTARSDTTLPISLDPNDLERNVRELSSVLAYTDQAFRIYVESTRPLLGERRQALQESLGSAGFELERVQQVMQESQPVGGMLVDREISRILDLYLDDPIYNELEALSMLDTFADSLPNARPVVAGRVTSPFGMRRHPVTGRFAPHRGVDFVSYEDRSILAAGAGRVSFAARDGGFGKVVIVDHGMGIESLYAHLASFDVEEGQWVEKGDQLGVMGATGRTSGIHLHYEVRFNGRYLDPLKVFEVGSYVR, encoded by the coding sequence ATGAGGAAAGCGTCGGATTATCAGTGGCTGGAAGCGCTGCGCGAGAGTTTAGGCGCCAATAGTGACAGTGCTCAGGTGCTGATTGCCACCTCCGATGGTGCGCGCCATATCGAGATGTCGCGGCGAGATATCGACCGCTTGCTGGCCGACCATGACAGACGCATCAAAGGCCAAAAGCGCCTCTTCACGTGGATTGTCACCATGGTGCTCATTGCATTGATGGCCACCGGCGCTAATTATTTCTTGCTCAGTGGTCAATACGCCCAGCGCTCTGGCGAATATCAGCAATTGACCAATGCGCTGGATGAATTGCTGTACACCGCGCGGTCGGATACCACGCTACCCATCAGTCTTGATCCCAATGATTTAGAACGCAATGTGCGTGAACTTTCATCGGTGCTGGCCTACACGGATCAGGCGTTTCGTATCTATGTCGAGTCCACCCGCCCGTTACTGGGTGAGCGCCGCCAAGCACTGCAAGAGAGTCTGGGTTCTGCCGGATTTGAACTTGAGCGAGTGCAACAGGTGATGCAGGAGTCTCAGCCCGTCGGTGGTATGTTGGTGGATCGCGAAATCAGCCGTATCTTGGATTTATATCTCGATGATCCAATCTACAACGAGCTTGAGGCTCTGAGCATGCTAGATACCTTCGCGGACTCACTGCCCAATGCGCGTCCGGTGGTAGCTGGCCGAGTGACTTCGCCCTTTGGCATGCGGCGTCACCCCGTGACCGGACGTTTTGCGCCCCATCGCGGCGTTGATTTTGTCTCTTATGAAGACCGCAGTATCCTCGCCGCCGGAGCAGGGCGGGTGAGTTTTGCGGCGCGCGATGGCGGCTTTGGCAAGGTGGTAATCGTGGACCATGGTATGGGTATCGAATCACTTTACGCCCATTTGGCTTCGTTTGATGTCGAGGAAGGTCAGTGGGTAGAAAAGGGCGACCAGCTGGGCGTCATGGGCGCCACCGGCCGCACCAGCGGTATCCACCTGCATTACGAAGTGCGCTTTAATGGGCGCTATCTAGATCCGCTGAAAGTCTTTGAGGTGGGCAGTTATGTTCGGTAA
- a CDS encoding bactofilin family protein — MFGKKKQTPEMPVQPGQVKVGSQSADMTKPQTPPSDSALVAKVPPKANGEVPVKASVVSEGTLVKGFIEAKGPLHFLGHIEGEVKAPQVSLGASAQLKGIIRCEQLSLHGRIDGEIHCRELVVGRTAHIQGSVHCESISLETGATLNGDIQVK; from the coding sequence ATGTTCGGTAAGAAAAAACAAACCCCAGAGATGCCCGTGCAACCCGGTCAAGTAAAGGTGGGCTCACAGTCAGCTGACATGACCAAGCCGCAAACACCGCCATCAGATTCTGCGTTGGTTGCTAAGGTGCCGCCCAAAGCCAATGGCGAGGTTCCCGTCAAAGCATCCGTGGTCAGTGAGGGTACACTTGTCAAAGGCTTTATTGAGGCCAAAGGACCGCTGCATTTCCTCGGTCACATCGAGGGTGAGGTGAAAGCTCCGCAAGTATCGTTGGGGGCTTCAGCCCAGCTTAAAGGCATTATCCGTTGCGAACAGCTCTCCTTGCATGGGCGCATTGATGGCGAAATCCACTGCCGCGAGCTCGTCGTTGGCCGCACCGCCCACATCCAAGGCTCTGTCCACTGCGAGTCCATCTCGCTTGAGACCGGCGCCACCCTCAACGGCGACATCCAAGTCAAATAA
- the modC gene encoding molybdenum ABC transporter ATP-binding protein — MTIAARFQVQRGAFALDVDLKIPGQGVTALFGRSGSGKTTLLRCIAGLEHFYDGALRFFDEIWQDEGHFTPVHLRPLGFVFQEPSLFPHLRVISNLQYGLKRVAANQRLVGWEETIELLGLSELLQRFPDELSGGQKQRVAIARALLTSPRLLLMDEPMASLDDISKGEILPYLERLRDELSIPVLYVSHNIDEVMRLADHMVVLSEGQLLAQGPLQDILTRADLPLAYTEGAAAVINARVTAYHVEHHLTELSFSGGTLLMPGAHVPAGGPVRVRIMARDVGISLSKPTDTSVLNYLPVRVQDTFDDPHPGYSLVRLQAGETTLLARVSQRSSAMLGLRPGMAVFAVVKSAAMGS, encoded by the coding sequence ATGACCATTGCGGCGCGTTTTCAGGTGCAGCGCGGCGCCTTTGCGCTGGATGTGGATCTCAAGATCCCCGGTCAGGGCGTCACGGCATTGTTCGGCCGATCTGGCTCTGGCAAAACCACCCTGCTTCGCTGCATTGCTGGCTTGGAGCATTTTTATGACGGTGCGCTGCGCTTTTTTGATGAGATTTGGCAGGACGAGGGGCATTTCACTCCAGTCCATCTGCGGCCGCTGGGATTTGTGTTTCAAGAGCCGAGTTTATTTCCCCATCTTCGGGTGATAAGCAATCTGCAATATGGCCTTAAGAGGGTTGCTGCCAACCAACGCCTCGTGGGCTGGGAGGAGACCATTGAGTTGCTGGGTTTATCGGAACTTTTGCAACGCTTTCCGGATGAATTATCCGGCGGTCAAAAACAGCGTGTGGCTATTGCTCGGGCGCTTTTGACCAGTCCGCGCCTGTTGCTCATGGATGAGCCCATGGCTTCTCTCGACGATATCAGCAAGGGGGAGATCCTGCCCTACCTGGAGCGGCTGCGCGATGAGCTGTCGATCCCGGTACTGTATGTCAGCCACAATATCGATGAGGTCATGCGACTGGCTGATCATATGGTTGTGCTCAGTGAGGGACAGTTATTGGCTCAAGGCCCTTTGCAAGACATACTGACCCGCGCGGATTTGCCTTTGGCTTACACTGAGGGCGCAGCCGCGGTGATTAATGCTCGAGTGACTGCGTATCATGTCGAGCATCATCTGACGGAGTTGTCTTTTTCTGGGGGCACCTTGCTGATGCCGGGCGCCCACGTGCCTGCGGGGGGTCCTGTTCGGGTGCGCATTATGGCGCGGGACGTGGGGATCAGTCTCAGCAAACCCACCGATACGAGTGTGTTGAATTATTTGCCGGTGCGCGTACAGGACACATTTGATGACCCCCATCCTGGTTACTCGCTTGTGCGCCTCCAAGCTGGTGAGACCACTTTGTTAGCGCGCGTGAGTCAGCGCTCCTCAGCGATGCTTGGGCTGCGGCCTGGGATGGCTGTTTTTGCAGTGGTCAAGAGCGCCGCCATGGGCAGCTAG
- the modB gene encoding molybdate ABC transporter permease subunit, protein MMLSPQDATALWITFKLALISTSILLVLCAPVAWWLAHTQWRGKTVIEALVMLPLVLPPTVLGFYLLLLLGPQGWVGGSLEALGFNHLAFSFTGLVIGSMIYSLPFVMQPLTNAFQAAGGRILEVAATLRASPLDRFFSIILPLSKRGFLTAAVLSFAHTLGEFGVIIMVGGNIPGQTQVASIAIFNHVESMDYTSAHTLSAILVALSFSMLLMVFALNRKFKVVSLAT, encoded by the coding sequence ATGATGCTTTCACCGCAGGATGCTACCGCGCTTTGGATCACGTTTAAGCTGGCGCTAATCAGCACGAGTATTCTTTTGGTGTTGTGTGCGCCTGTGGCTTGGTGGCTGGCGCATACGCAGTGGCGTGGCAAAACCGTGATCGAGGCGCTGGTGATGCTGCCTTTGGTGCTGCCGCCGACGGTGTTGGGGTTTTATCTGCTGCTTTTATTGGGACCGCAAGGTTGGGTAGGCGGCAGCCTCGAGGCGCTGGGGTTTAATCATCTGGCCTTTAGTTTTACGGGGCTGGTAATTGGCTCGATGATTTACTCCCTGCCGTTTGTGATGCAGCCGTTAACCAACGCCTTTCAGGCCGCTGGGGGGCGTATTCTTGAGGTCGCGGCAACGCTGCGCGCTTCACCGCTGGACCGGTTTTTTAGCATCATCCTGCCCTTGTCCAAACGCGGCTTTTTGACGGCAGCAGTGTTGTCTTTTGCGCACACGCTGGGGGAGTTTGGCGTCATCATCATGGTGGGTGGTAACATCCCGGGCCAAACTCAGGTCGCCTCCATCGCGATCTTCAATCACGTTGAGTCGATGGATTACACCTCGGCACATACGCTGTCGGCGATTTTGGTCGCTTTGTCGTTTTCGATGCTGCTGATGGTGTTTGCTTTGAACCGCAAGTTTAAAGTCGTGAGTCTGGCGACATGA
- the modA gene encoding molybdate ABC transporter substrate-binding protein translates to MGLVTQNKCVPFLAAILLGLSPVLGAAELRVAVTANFFGTLQTLSALYGEETGTQITLSSGASGALYTQIVNGAPFDVFFSADAVRPERLAEEGLGIPESRFTYAQGVLVLWSRREEVVDSAGEVLHSGDFRFLAMADPRTAPYGVAAQQVMMHMGVWDELNTQRRLVRGQGVGQTYQQVASGAAELGFVALAQVRDAEGRVPGSYWMPPQMGYDPIEQQAIILKRTCEREAAERFMAWMRGPEARAVIEAAGYH, encoded by the coding sequence ATGGGGCTCGTAACTCAAAATAAATGCGTCCCCTTTTTGGCGGCCATTCTGCTGGGCCTCTCCCCGGTGTTGGGCGCGGCTGAGCTGCGCGTTGCTGTGACCGCGAACTTTTTTGGGACATTACAAACGCTGAGCGCGTTGTACGGTGAGGAGACTGGGACGCAAATCACTCTAAGCTCTGGGGCATCGGGGGCGCTATACACGCAAATTGTCAATGGCGCGCCGTTTGATGTGTTTTTCTCCGCTGATGCTGTGCGCCCCGAACGCCTGGCCGAGGAAGGGCTTGGTATCCCTGAGTCCCGCTTTACCTATGCCCAGGGAGTTCTGGTGCTCTGGTCGCGACGTGAGGAGGTTGTGGATTCAGCGGGTGAGGTTTTGCACAGCGGTGATTTTCGTTTTTTAGCGATGGCAGATCCGCGCACGGCCCCCTACGGCGTAGCGGCGCAGCAGGTCATGATGCACATGGGTGTCTGGGACGAACTGAATACCCAGCGGCGGCTGGTGCGTGGTCAAGGAGTGGGCCAGACTTATCAGCAAGTGGCCTCGGGCGCGGCGGAGCTGGGCTTCGTGGCACTGGCTCAGGTTCGCGACGCTGAAGGTCGAGTGCCTGGCTCGTACTGGATGCCACCACAAATGGGGTACGACCCCATTGAGCAACAGGCAATTATCCTAAAGCGCACCTGCGAACGCGAGGCCGCTGAGCGGTTCATGGCCTGGATGCGAGGGCCCGAAGCGCGAGCAGTTATTGAGGCTGCCGGCTATCACTAG
- a CDS encoding RNA-binding S4 domain-containing protein has product MRGKDSETRVRLDLWLWAARFFKTRRLAVEAIRAGHVSVGGGAAKPSRELRIGDELSIKKGSVTFFVKVMDLDDKRGPAARAQQLYEETPESIATRERQRQLQRLGALTTPHPHNRPDKRDRRRLADLKRT; this is encoded by the coding sequence TTGCGCGGCAAAGACTCAGAGACTCGTGTTCGCCTCGACCTTTGGCTTTGGGCTGCACGGTTTTTTAAAACGCGGCGATTGGCTGTGGAGGCCATTAGAGCGGGGCATGTCAGCGTGGGCGGCGGTGCCGCGAAGCCGTCTCGCGAACTGCGCATCGGGGATGAGCTGAGCATCAAAAAGGGGTCTGTCACCTTTTTCGTTAAGGTGATGGATCTGGATGATAAGCGTGGGCCTGCAGCACGGGCTCAGCAGCTTTATGAAGAGACGCCCGAGAGTATCGCTACTCGTGAGCGGCAAAGGCAGCTGCAACGCTTGGGAGCGTTGACCACACCACATCCGCACAACCGGCCGGATAAGCGCGATCGGCGGCGATTAGCCGATCTCAAGCGAACTTAG
- a CDS encoding MFS transporter: MFRRYSFWLIVILFLIYVLSFVDRQIVAVLAPQIRAHFELTNVQIGLLYGTAFSLIYAVAGIPMGRLADQWSRRKMIAIAVFAWSLVTVLSGFATSFAMLVVYRLILGVSQAMLSPAAYALLAETFRPELRASIFSVYASAIFIGIGLSFLVGGTVAQNTDWQTAMVVVGLPGLLLAPVACFFIRDVRVNRFVAGTFVGDIFASLRDMLGKRTIQLHLLGFGMLGVIGYTVLAFISIIFVDVFERPDLIRHYGWFQLGVAVTVIFMGLLADYLARKNPARRFWIGIIAIVAALPLYGLGLFADDGFTALILLGTAVLFSFSFNGVAAALIQFMVRPDQRALAGAVYLFVMSVGGLGLGPPIAGFLMDRAFEGQYAASQAIFSLIIVCATIAIISFVAAMRSYHRDAVD, from the coding sequence GTGTTTAGACGCTATTCGTTCTGGCTGATCGTCATCCTGTTTTTGATTTATGTGCTGAGTTTTGTGGATCGGCAGATCGTTGCCGTGCTCGCGCCACAAATCCGCGCGCATTTCGAGCTAACCAATGTGCAAATCGGCCTGCTGTATGGCACCGCCTTTTCGTTGATCTATGCCGTTGCCGGCATCCCCATGGGGCGACTGGCTGATCAATGGTCGCGGCGCAAGATGATTGCGATTGCGGTGTTCGCTTGGAGTTTAGTGACTGTACTGAGCGGGTTCGCAACTTCATTTGCGATGCTCGTGGTGTATCGCCTGATCCTGGGGGTGAGTCAGGCCATGCTCAGCCCTGCGGCCTATGCGCTGCTCGCAGAAACCTTCCGCCCGGAACTACGGGCCAGTATTTTTTCGGTGTATGCCTCGGCCATTTTCATCGGCATCGGCCTGTCCTTTTTGGTCGGCGGGACTGTGGCGCAAAATACCGACTGGCAAACCGCCATGGTGGTGGTTGGCCTTCCGGGGCTGCTGTTGGCGCCGGTGGCCTGTTTCTTCATTCGCGATGTGCGCGTAAACCGGTTCGTTGCCGGAACTTTCGTCGGTGACATTTTTGCCAGCCTGCGCGACATGCTGGGCAAGCGCACGATTCAGCTGCATCTGCTCGGCTTTGGCATGCTGGGGGTCATCGGTTACACGGTACTGGCATTTATCAGCATCATTTTTGTCGATGTGTTTGAGCGCCCTGATCTGATTCGGCACTATGGCTGGTTCCAGCTTGGCGTCGCTGTGACCGTCATTTTTATGGGCCTACTCGCTGATTATCTTGCGCGTAAAAATCCAGCGCGGCGCTTTTGGATTGGGATTATTGCAATCGTCGCGGCGCTACCGCTTTATGGGCTAGGGCTTTTTGCGGATGACGGCTTCACCGCTTTGATTTTGCTCGGTACGGCGGTCTTGTTTTCCTTCTCTTTTAATGGCGTTGCCGCCGCGCTGATTCAGTTCATGGTGAGGCCCGATCAGCGGGCTTTGGCGGGAGCCGTGTACTTATTCGTCATGAGCGTTGGAGGACTGGGCCTTGGGCCACCGATCGCAGGCTTCCTCATGGATCGCGCGTTTGAAGGCCAGTATGCCGCGTCACAGGCCATCTTCTCGCTGATCATCGTTTGCGCCACCATTGCCATCATCAGCTTCGTGGCCGCGATGCGCTCGTATCACCGCGACGCAGTTGATTAA
- a CDS encoding response regulator transcription factor, whose protein sequence is MHQTDKQSLKAVILEDERMFAEMLSMLLRNISDVNVCEVAHSVAAGISACATHKPDLLLLDLFLPDGSGLRVAQHLLREINPDAQVIVLSGEADNFIAPQWLDPHLGAIVDKASAYNTLLNPIRQMMGKIQPYSLTQNPRDLFTRREMQIFMLIGEGLRNQDIAERMERSVSTILTHRRNITRKMGMSGSRLVRAATQYRVNFT, encoded by the coding sequence ATGCATCAAACGGACAAGCAATCTCTCAAGGCAGTCATCCTTGAAGATGAACGTATGTTTGCCGAAATGCTCTCGATGCTGCTTCGCAACATATCAGATGTCAACGTGTGTGAAGTGGCACATAGCGTGGCGGCGGGCATATCGGCATGCGCGACGCACAAGCCGGATCTGCTGCTTCTGGATTTATTTCTGCCAGATGGCTCGGGTTTGCGTGTTGCGCAACATTTGTTACGAGAGATCAACCCAGACGCACAGGTCATTGTCTTGTCAGGCGAGGCCGATAATTTTATCGCCCCCCAATGGCTCGACCCCCACTTAGGTGCCATTGTTGACAAGGCCTCCGCTTACAACACGCTCTTAAACCCAATCCGTCAGATGATGGGTAAAATCCAGCCTTATTCATTGACCCAAAACCCAAGGGATTTATTCACAAGACGCGAGATGCAGATTTTCATGCTCATCGGCGAGGGCTTACGAAACCAAGACATTGCTGAGCGTATGGAGCGCTCAGTGAGCACCATTTTGACACACCGACGCAATATCACCCGCAAGATGGGTATGAGTGGCTCTCGGCTGGTAAGAGCTGCTACTCAGTACCGCGTTAATTTCACCTGA
- a CDS encoding sensor histidine kinase: MWFLETFDQRTLLLASSFGHLVAGGIAILFRRYAPTPILPHWGAGMLLIGLGILCVSLRGIYPDLLTLHVGNSLIILGQGALLTAYLGYFEREHLQKYVIIFSLIGVTAFNLMILVDVPGITVNHRIFLFSILSLAMQLAMFLLLITASRRDSIPARTIAFTHLITASIFLYRAGETLLLSELSLFVITAGNLMLFLIAFLAVIIQTPGLILLLKEDADRELLEREISLKQAQLLEHERKSTEALRLKANQYETISFMARGLAHDFNNLLGVLQMGHGTLNTVKDKKSWDEMHAPLEIMGGALKHAHMLTNGLLSLGSDQKLQLQPVAVCKIFDELRALLQNILGPEIKIQWSSIDTDWVVLSHPGFLLMALLNLALNSRDAMPDGGQLIFRASLYEWDGEIALDVGDLPTGEYVQISACDTGHGFNKRQKAHLFDPLYTTKEQSMGHGLGLFMIRSFIRRTQAGLIAQSTPGQGACFNILLNQANEEPC; encoded by the coding sequence ATGTGGTTTCTAGAGACCTTTGACCAGCGAACTCTGCTGCTTGCTAGCAGCTTTGGCCATCTCGTGGCCGGTGGCATTGCGATTCTGTTTCGCCGCTACGCGCCCACGCCGATCTTGCCGCATTGGGGTGCGGGTATGCTGCTCATCGGTCTGGGGATTTTATGTGTATCCCTGCGTGGCATTTATCCCGACCTATTAACCCTACATGTAGGTAATAGTTTGATCATTTTAGGTCAAGGAGCTCTGCTGACAGCTTATCTTGGGTATTTTGAGCGCGAGCATCTGCAAAAGTACGTGATAATTTTCTCTCTCATTGGCGTGACGGCCTTTAACCTAATGATCCTTGTCGATGTGCCTGGGATTACCGTAAACCACCGAATTTTTCTTTTTTCAATCCTTTCTCTGGCAATGCAGTTAGCCATGTTTTTGCTGCTGATTACAGCCTCACGACGAGATTCAATCCCAGCGCGAACCATTGCCTTCACGCATCTGATTACCGCCAGCATTTTTCTATACCGGGCCGGAGAGACCCTGCTACTTAGCGAGCTGAGTTTGTTCGTTATTACCGCGGGCAATTTAATGCTTTTCCTGATCGCCTTTTTAGCAGTAATCATACAGACGCCGGGATTAATTTTGCTGCTTAAGGAAGATGCAGACAGAGAACTGCTTGAGCGAGAGATTTCACTCAAACAAGCCCAACTCTTAGAACATGAGAGAAAAAGCACGGAGGCTCTGCGTTTGAAAGCGAATCAGTATGAGACGATTAGTTTTATGGCACGCGGTTTAGCGCATGACTTCAATAATTTATTGGGTGTCCTGCAGATGGGACACGGCACACTAAATACAGTTAAGGACAAGAAGAGCTGGGATGAAATGCATGCGCCTTTGGAAATCATGGGTGGCGCATTAAAGCATGCACACATGCTCACCAACGGACTGCTGAGCCTCGGCAGTGATCAAAAACTTCAGTTGCAGCCAGTGGCCGTGTGCAAGATCTTCGACGAACTCCGCGCGCTGTTACAAAATATCTTGGGTCCGGAGATCAAGATTCAGTGGTCATCGATAGATACGGATTGGGTAGTGCTCAGTCATCCTGGTTTTCTGCTTATGGCGCTGCTCAACCTCGCACTGAACAGCCGAGATGCGATGCCAGATGGCGGCCAACTAATTTTTAGGGCCAGTTTGTACGAATGGGACGGCGAAATAGCTTTGGACGTTGGTGATTTACCGACAGGCGAATACGTTCAGATCTCAGCCTGCGACACTGGCCATGGTTTCAACAAAAGACAGAAAGCCCACTTATTCGACCCCCTCTACACAACCAAGGAGCAATCCATGGGCCATGGTTTGGGGCTATTCATGATCAGAAGCTTCATTAGGCGCACCCAAGCGGGGTTGATCGCACAATCAACACCCGGTCAGGGTGCTTGTTTCAACATACTTCTTAATCAAGCAAACGAGGAACCATGCTAA
- a CDS encoding DUF6746 family protein — translation MKKMFLALLLLVPLMPLAGVALADARVDHFKGLPAPTLDAALTNLAEYNQRLGTVLAEPMNTARSAEVHEITYTLENALQRLTLELAELADVLEEVHVGSEANDFSTIEEKGQEYLQTVRKLIP, via the coding sequence ATGAAAAAAATGTTCTTAGCTTTGCTGCTTTTGGTACCTCTCATGCCTTTGGCTGGTGTCGCCCTGGCAGATGCACGTGTTGATCATTTTAAAGGCTTGCCTGCTCCGACTCTGGATGCTGCGCTGACGAATTTAGCGGAGTACAACCAACGCTTAGGCACGGTTTTGGCTGAACCAATGAATACTGCCCGTTCAGCCGAAGTTCATGAGATCACATACACTCTGGAAAATGCCCTGCAGCGTCTCACTCTGGAGCTGGCTGAGCTTGCCGATGTTCTCGAGGAAGTGCATGTGGGTTCCGAGGCCAATGATTTCAGTACCATCGAGGAAAAAGGCCAGGAATATCTGCAAACCGTGCGAAAACTTATTCCCTAA